The Microbacterium sp. LWO12-1.2 genome includes a window with the following:
- the galE gene encoding UDP-glucose 4-epimerase GalE — translation MKVLITGGAGYIGSTVATACIEAGIDTVLIDDLSTGRRAFGEGRNLYVGDIADRELVATVLSEHPDIDAVIHCAARIVVPESVVDPLGYYDANVGKTIVLLQSLRDAGVGRIVFSSSAAVYAGESGAGVDESGVLAPSSPYATTKAMVEQILHDAATAGDFRAIALRYFNPIGADPQLRTGLQNPTPSHALGMIMRAKAANEPFSITGTDWATRDGSGLRDYIHVWDLALAHVAAVQRFDDVAPEDEPYQVINIGTGDGVTVRELVAAFERVTGEALPVVETARRPGDQAGAFAIVDRAADVLDWRAERSVDDGVRDALAWAATLRTLD, via the coding sequence ATGAAGGTATTGATCACCGGCGGAGCCGGCTACATCGGATCCACAGTCGCAACCGCATGCATCGAGGCGGGAATCGACACCGTGCTGATCGACGATCTGTCCACAGGTCGGCGGGCATTCGGTGAGGGACGCAATCTTTACGTCGGCGACATCGCGGACCGCGAGCTCGTGGCCACAGTGCTCTCGGAGCATCCGGACATCGACGCGGTCATCCACTGCGCAGCGCGGATCGTCGTGCCGGAATCCGTCGTGGATCCGCTGGGCTATTACGACGCGAACGTGGGCAAGACCATCGTCCTGCTGCAGAGTCTGCGAGATGCCGGCGTCGGACGCATCGTGTTCAGCTCGTCCGCCGCGGTGTACGCGGGGGAGAGCGGCGCGGGAGTCGACGAGTCAGGCGTGCTCGCCCCCTCGAGCCCCTACGCCACGACCAAGGCCATGGTGGAGCAGATCCTCCACGATGCGGCGACCGCGGGAGACTTCCGCGCGATCGCGCTGCGCTACTTCAACCCCATCGGGGCCGACCCCCAGCTGCGCACGGGCCTGCAGAACCCGACCCCATCGCACGCTCTCGGGATGATCATGCGGGCGAAGGCGGCGAACGAGCCGTTCTCGATCACCGGCACCGACTGGGCGACCAGGGACGGTTCAGGGCTGCGTGACTACATCCACGTCTGGGATCTCGCGCTCGCACATGTCGCCGCGGTGCAGCGGTTCGACGACGTCGCGCCCGAGGACGAGCCCTACCAGGTCATCAACATCGGAACGGGTGACGGCGTGACGGTGCGCGAGCTCGTCGCGGCGTTCGAACGCGTCACCGGTGAGGCACTGCCGGTCGTGGAGACCGCCCGTCGGCCGGGAGACCAGGCCGGTGCCTTCGCGATCGTGGACCGAGCGGCAGACGTGCTCGACTGGCGTGCAGAGCG